CGAATCATTACCAAGAGTGAATAAACAAGGTCCATTGGTTGGGCCTTTAGACCTGCACGGTTGTACTCACGTCCATCACTGGCCGTAACTACGGTAATACCCGCGTTTATGATTTGAGCCAACTGGGCCTGAGCCTGTATTGGTTCTGCTCGACTAAGTCGATCAAGCCCCTCTACGATCAAGATAGAACCATCTACAATCCGTCCATCCTCGACTGCTTGTAGAAAAACACCAAGCGCTCCCTGCTTAACATGGTGTTGATGATAGGCGGACAAACCTTCATCTCTCAGCGATAAGGTTTCGTCCAAAACTAAACCCTTTTGGACAGCCCAGCGCTGAGCATAATGAAGCTGACGATCGGCGCTATTCCCGACCGCTTGTTTGGGATCAGAGAAACGTAAATAGCTATAAACTTTGGGACGGTGAGACTGCCCAACGGTTTCCATTTAAGCGCCGCCTGCATCATTTTTCGTGGAGACTTTTTTAATCTTTTCAAGCATTCCGGACAAGGAGTCGAACATTTGAACCATATGATTCATATCAGCTGCTTTCGTATTTAATGCTTCAGGCCATTTTATCTCTTCCGATAGTACTTTCAGAATTTGCGCCTTCGTCGCAACTAAATCTTCGGAGTCTCCACCAGTGAACTCTTTAACCGCATAATATGACAAAAGGTAGCGATCAAAAACTGATTTGACTTTCATAAATTGAATAGACGAATCTATGAAGCTTCGATACTGCTTAAGAAACCAGGCCGCCAAAAATTCGACTACCAAGAATGTTAGCGAGCATGACACGACGCCAAAAATCAACTGCTTATCAACACCCCACACATGAGCTATTATTTGCCAAACAAAAATAGAAGCGACGTAAAAATAGATGCCCCGTCGCAAATACATTGTCCCAGTATCGAGGAGTTTAGAAGCCTTCTTTTCCGAGAGTTCTATGTGTCTATCAAGAGATTTCGTAATTCCATGAATGTAACTTTCAACAGACGTAAACTCCCGATGCTCTTGCTTAGAATCGGCAACTTTAACTTCTGGATTTTCGTCTACAACGTCATGCACTTTCGAGTTTACCGTATGAAGACGGTGCTTTAACTCAAGAATCTGTGTCTCAAACTTTCTATTACTAGCCCGTTCATCTAGATCTACAAAACTTGAAGAAGTCGCGTGTTTCGGGCTTGCATTTTCGCGATACTGCACATAGCAAAGAAACACACCAACAGCCAGCGCTAAAACAGCGATGACGACTTTATAATCTATAGACTTTAAAGAGTCTGGCGACAATACCACTGTAAAACCAGTCGGCATAATCAGAAGAAACAACGCAAAAAATGCGGCAATTATTGAAGCAATTAGAAGCTCCAACTTCGAATAAGCGTTCTTCTTTTTAATTAGAACGTTAGGTTCCCACGTATATACAACATCCCCTGTGCTTTTTGCAAAATTTCCAGCCGCATCTGTTACACGGCCAAATTCATCTATGTAAACTCCATCAGGCTCACTATTCCGATAATCCATTCAGCAAACTCTCCCAACGACAAACGCGAATGATTGTTAAAGGCAACTATACTTTTTGCGCATTTTTTGCACAGCGACTACAATCGCGCGCCACGAATTTTGACCAGGGTAGACCCTGCAGGCTGTGAGTATATGAGTAATAATCCACGTGTAGGGTTTATATCGCTAGGGTGCCCGAAGGCTCTGGTCGACTCCGAGCGCATCCTTACGCAACTGCGTATGGAAGGCTACGACGTTGTGTCCACCTACCAGGACGCCGACGTGGTGGTGGTCAACACCTGCGGCTTCATCGACTCGGCCAAGGCTGAGTCCCTGGAAGTGATCGGCGAAGCCATCAAGGAAAACGGCAAGGTCATCGTCACCGGCTGCATGGGTGTGGAAGAAGGCAATATCCGCAACGTGCACCCAAGCGTGCTGGCCGTGACCGGCCCGCAGCAGTACGAGCAGGTGGTCAATGCCGTGCACCAAGTGGTGCCGCCGCGCCAGGACCACAACCCGCTGATCGACCTGGTGCCGCCGCAAGGCATCAAGCTGACGCCGCGCCACTATGCCTACCTGAAGATTTCCGAAGGCTGCAACCACAGCTGCAGCTTCTGCATCATCCCGTCGATGCGCGGCAAGCTGGTCAGCCGCCCGGTGGGCGATGTACTCGACGAGGCCCAGCGCCTGGTCAAATCCGGCGTCAAAGAGCTGCTGGTGATCTCCCAGGACACCAGCGCCTATGGCGTCGACGTGAAATACCGCACCGGTTTCTGGAACGGCGCGCCGGTCAAAACCCGCATGACCGAACTGTGCGAAGCCTTGAGCAGCCTGGGCGTGTGGGTGCGCCTGCACTACGTTTACCCGTACCCGCACGTCGACGAGCTGATCCCGTTGATGGCCGCCGGCAAGATCCTGCCGTACCTGGACATCCCGTTCCAGCACGCCAGCCCGAAAGTCCTCAAGGCCATGAAACGCCCGGCCTTTGAAGACAAGACCCTGGCGCGCATCAAGAACTGGCGCGAGATCTGCCCGGAGCTGATCATCCGTTCGACCTTTATCGTCGGCTTCCCAGGCGAAACCGAAGAAGACTTCCAGTACCTGTTGGATTGGCTGACCGAAGCGCAGCTGGATCGCGTTGGTTGCTTCCAGTACTCGCCGGTGGAAGGCGCCCCGGCCAACCTGCTGGACGCGGCCATCGTGCCGGACGACGTAAAGCAGGAGCGTTGGGAGCGTTTCATGGCGCATCAGCAGGCCATCAGCTCGGCACGTCTGCAACTGCGCATCGGCAAGGAAATCGAAGTGCTGATCGACGAAGTCGACGAGCAAGGCGCAGTGGGCCGTTGCTTCTTCGATGCGCCGGAAATCGACGGTAACGTGTTTATCGACGATGCCAGCGGCTTGAAGCCGGGTGACAAGGTCTGGTGCACCGTGACGGATGCCGACGAGTACGACCTGTGGGCTGAAAAGCGCGACTGATCAAAAAAACCTTAAAAGCCCCGCCTCTGAGCAAGATGCGGGGCTTTTTTAGGTCTATCGTTTGCCCATCAGCGCCGATCATCGGCAAGGGGCAGCGGGCATGCGTCAGCATTCGGTTATCCACACACCTAAAACCAGCGACTACGCGCAATTGGCGCAAATCTGGGAAGACTCCGTGCGAGCGACCCATGATTTTTTGCCGGACAGCTACATCGTACTGCTCAAAGAGCTGGTGCTGACGCGCTACCTGGACGCGGTGATGCTGATCTGCACCAAGGACGCGCGCCAGCGCATCACCGGGTTTGCCGGGGTGGCCGCCGGCAAGGTCGAGATGCTGTTTATCGACCCGCAGTACCGTGGCCAGGGCTTGGGTCGGCAATTGCTGCGATACGCGATCGAGCACCTGAATGCCGATGCGCTGGACGTTAACGAGCAGAACCCGCAGGCCCTGGGGTTCTACTTCAAGCAGGGTTTCGAGGTGGTCGGACGTGCGGAGCATGATGGCCTTGGCCAGCCGTACCCGCTGCTGCATATGCGCTTGCGCCAACAGCAGCTGCGCAGTGGCTGACTGAATGCAGTGCCAATGTGGGAGCGGGCTTGCTCGCGAAGGCAGTAGCACATTCAACACCTCTGTTGACTGACGCACCGCTTTCGCGAGCAAGCCCGCTCCCACATTTTGAACCGCGCACTGACCAATAAAACCACTACGCTGAAATGGGTCCGGGATTAACCGCGCCCACACAGGTACAATAGCCGCCCCCTTTTGCTACGGCCCTTGTCATGACTGACCCCATACGCCTTTCCAAACGCCTTATCGAACTGGTCGGTTGCTCCCGTCGGGAGGCTGAGCTGTTTATCGAAGGCGGCTGGGTCTCGGTGGACGGTGAAGTGATCGACGAACCGCAATTCAAGGTCACCACCCAGAAGGTCGAGCTGGACCCAGAGGCTAAAGCCACGGTGCCGGAACCGGTGACCATCCTGCTGCACGCCCCGGTGGGTGTGGATGTGGAAACGGCGATGGCCTCGATCAGCGCCGAGACGCTGTCCGAAGAGCACCGTTTCAGCAAACGCCCGCTCAAAGGCCACTTCCTGCGCCTGACCGCCAGCGCCGACCTGCAGGCCAAGGCCAGCGGCCTGTTGGTGTTCACCCAGGACTGGAAGATTCTGCGCAAGTTGACCGCCGATGCCGCCAAGATCGAGCAGGAATACGTGGTCGAGGTTGAAGGCGACATGGTTGCACATGGCCTCAACCGCCTGAACCACGGCCTGACCTACAAAGGCAAAGAGCTGCCGGCTGTCAAAGCCAGCTGGCAGAACGAAAACCGCCTGCGGTTTGCACTCAAAAACCCGCAACCGGGCGTAATCGCCCTGTTTTGCGAAGCGGTCGGTCTGAAAGTCATCGCCATCCGTCGCATCCGCATCGGCGGCGTGTCCATCGGCAAGGTGCCGGTCGGCCAATGGCGTTACCTGTCCGGCAAAGAGAAGTTCTAAGCCGCCCCCCCTTTTCTCGGCACCGGCGACTCTGCGCGGTGCCCTCAGTTGAATACCAGGATTGCCCACCATGATTCACAACGACGTATTGCGCAGCGTGCGCTACATGCTCGACATCAGCGACAACAAGATGGTCGAGATCATCAAGCTCGGCGGCATGGACGTCACCAAGGAAGACCTGCTGACTTACCTCAAGAAAGACGAGGAAGAAGGTTTTGTGTTCTGCCCGGACGACGTCATGGCGCACTTCCTTGATGGCCTGGTGATCTTCAAGCGTGGCAAGGACGAAAGCCGTCCGCCGCAGCCGATCGAAACCCCGGTGACCAACAACATCATCCTCAAGAAGCTGCGCGTGGCCTTCGAACTCAAGGAAGACGACATGCACGCTATCCTCAAGGCTGCTGAGTTCCCGGTGTCCAAGCCTGAGCTGAGCGCGTTGTTTCGCAAGTTCGGTCACACCAACTACCGCACCTGTGGCGACCAGTTGCTGCGCAACTTCCTCAAGGGCCTGACCCTGCGAGTTCGTGCATAAGCCATGAGCTACTCGGTCTCGCCCGTCGGCTTTGTGCGCTCTTGCTTCAAGGAGAAGTTCGCCATCCCGCGCCAGCCGCAGTTGGCCCCGGCCGCCCGTGGCGTGCTGGAGCTGGTGGCGCCGTTCGACCAGGGCGAGGCGGTGCAGGGCCTGGAGCAAGTCAGCCATGTGTGGCTGCTGTTTCTGTTCCACCAGGCCCTGGAAGACAAGCCGCGCCTCAAGGTGCGGCCGCCACGCCTGGGCGGCAACACGTCCATGGGCGTGTTCGCCACCCGCGCAACGCACCGCCCCAACGGCATTGGCCAGTCCGTGGTGAAGCTGGATAA
The window above is part of the Pseudomonas sp. KBS0710 genome. Proteins encoded here:
- the rimO gene encoding 30S ribosomal protein S12 methylthiotransferase RimO, whose translation is MSNNPRVGFISLGCPKALVDSERILTQLRMEGYDVVSTYQDADVVVVNTCGFIDSAKAESLEVIGEAIKENGKVIVTGCMGVEEGNIRNVHPSVLAVTGPQQYEQVVNAVHQVVPPRQDHNPLIDLVPPQGIKLTPRHYAYLKISEGCNHSCSFCIIPSMRGKLVSRPVGDVLDEAQRLVKSGVKELLVISQDTSAYGVDVKYRTGFWNGAPVKTRMTELCEALSSLGVWVRLHYVYPYPHVDELIPLMAAGKILPYLDIPFQHASPKVLKAMKRPAFEDKTLARIKNWREICPELIIRSTFIVGFPGETEEDFQYLLDWLTEAQLDRVGCFQYSPVEGAPANLLDAAIVPDDVKQERWERFMAHQQAISSARLQLRIGKEIEVLIDEVDEQGAVGRCFFDAPEIDGNVFIDDASGLKPGDKVWCTVTDADEYDLWAEKRD
- a CDS encoding GNAT family N-acetyltransferase, with protein sequence MRQHSVIHTPKTSDYAQLAQIWEDSVRATHDFLPDSYIVLLKELVLTRYLDAVMLICTKDARQRITGFAGVAAGKVEMLFIDPQYRGQGLGRQLLRYAIEHLNADALDVNEQNPQALGFYFKQGFEVVGRAEHDGLGQPYPLLHMRLRQQQLRSG
- a CDS encoding rRNA pseudouridine synthase, whose product is MTDPIRLSKRLIELVGCSRREAELFIEGGWVSVDGEVIDEPQFKVTTQKVELDPEAKATVPEPVTILLHAPVGVDVETAMASISAETLSEEHRFSKRPLKGHFLRLTASADLQAKASGLLVFTQDWKILRKLTADAAKIEQEYVVEVEGDMVAHGLNRLNHGLTYKGKELPAVKASWQNENRLRFALKNPQPGVIALFCEAVGLKVIAIRRIRIGGVSIGKVPVGQWRYLSGKEKF
- a CDS encoding DUF1456 family protein yields the protein MIHNDVLRSVRYMLDISDNKMVEIIKLGGMDVTKEDLLTYLKKDEEEGFVFCPDDVMAHFLDGLVIFKRGKDESRPPQPIETPVTNNIILKKLRVAFELKEDDMHAILKAAEFPVSKPELSALFRKFGHTNYRTCGDQLLRNFLKGLTLRVRA